CAATAcggaaaaaattaaaaatctaaatatttttgaccaaatacctcgatattgatactgcaacaatattgtagggggTCACAAATGTTGCTTtcacaaaacattaacataattattattattattttgagaaataaacatcagtaatgtggatataatgtgGGTATGTAGGTAAAgccaaataataaaacagctggAATAGTCTGGTggtcagaaaattacatcactttaccgtaatgcagcctttaataccaagaaaagaaaatacttacaacatatcatgatattacaatatccaaaatctagGACAATATCTGGTCTCATATCATGCTATCAATACAATATCGATATATAGCCCAGCCCTAATAAAAAGATCAAAGACACTGGGACCCAATTCATGATGAGAGCAgaagaggacagacagaaaaggaCATAGACGGACCTCAAGATAAGCCATATTTTTGTAAAATCACAATATCTGCATCCACAGTTAATGTGCCTATTCATTAAAGTAAATAAGGAGACATTTAGGAATAGAGCATGGCTGTGTGTGAATTGTATTTGAGTGTCTCGAGTCTGAAATGTTTCTGCTACATAATGCCCTAATAAATTCCTACAATGGAACAAAGAAAGTCAAGTCCATGGCATCTACAAAACATAGCGTACTGCCTCACATAATATAGCTGTGAAAATCAAGATGCAAAATCTCAGTTTACTACTCACTATAGAGTAAATTACTGAGTGTCCATTATATACTACGCTGCCTATCAAGCCAGTGCAGCCACTCTTGGCACATTTTAATGTGTAGTGATAACTAGGGAGAAGTAAGAGTGAATAAGGAAGTGATTTTAGACACAGCCCATGTTTGTGATTCAAAACGTAATGACATGCCAACAGCATCTTACAATCAGTTTTACACTAAGCACTATTAAGAAATGATAGATTATCACACAATCAGCAACTAGCTGCAATTCCAAAAGAGCATCAGGCTGAAAAAAGGCAATTTTATTTAAACCTGGTATTGTTTGAGCCTTACAATGCCTCAAGTCAAACCAGAAAGTACAGAAGGAATACACTCTTGTTCTGATGGTAAAGAATCGAAATATCTTCAAACTGTAAAGTAATCAATGCCATCTGTTTAGGAAACCACGGAGTGTTTAAACTTAGCACTTCCGGGTAGATGTAGGAGCAATTATGTGTTTTGGATGAAATTTCACtacacctacagtatgtgtgatttACACCCACTCACTCTCAACTGAAAGCAGCTCGCAGCCAAAGGGACCTGATGGAAAACTGCACAGGAACACCCGATTAATCACAGTAACTGCCTTCATCAGTAGTCTGAGAGACACCACGGAAGTGTAAAACACTTCCTGAGCTGGCTGAAGActacattttagtttagtttccaGCAGGACAGCCTTTGGATCGCATACAGCGTAATACATTATCACGTACACCTTCAGGTCCAGAGCCAGTTACGTTACTGTACCTGTTGAGAAGATCTCTGTTGCCACGCCAATGAAGGCATCCGATACCATgttctccatggcaacagaaaTGTTAAGCTGCCGTGCCACGTTCCTGTACAGACTGGGCTGTATGCACTCCAGCTCGTCACCTAGGTAACAGAGGGAGAGCgtagacaaaaagagagagaaaagggcaCAGGAAGACCACAGTTAATCTGAATTAATTAAACCAAAACACAGTCAGTTGAATCCAACTATTCAAATACTCTGGGTAATGCAAACTACCATAAAATCTAACCATTTGACCAACTTAAACGGTGAGTGTCACAGATTTAAGTAAAACATGTTTCACTGCTGATTTCtcttaaaaacaaactggaCACTTGTTAAGTCAAATAAATCTTCCAGATGTAATCACCTGGCTCAAAAAGtccaagcacacaaacacataatctTCAATTAACACATAATTgtgtttaattgtttatttaaatagctGAAAAAATATACACCTACACCTCCAACTGCAAAATCAGTCAAAAATTATTGCAATTAGATATTTGTTGTAAAGCCCTACATACAATACAAGTAGAAAATGATAAACAGGTAATCAGTCTGGTTTCTGATGTGTATCAATTATCTTTTCCATCTCTGCTGAGTCATCACAGATTGCAAACTTTCTTACTAATCAGAAGTACGTTAAAAAGCAGCAGCTAAGCCTTTTGACCCATAGCAGTGATCACATCTCAATCACAACAGTCACCTCCCTCAGGCTTCCAGTCGAAGTCACACAAGACAATGAAAGTCTAACGATATATCAATATATCGATTGTTTTCCATGTTAGATTACAGTGCGGCTCATTCATATTGTGCAGGACTTCAGAAAGGCTTCTACAGTCTTAAAATCAAAATCTAAAcctgcaaataaaaataaaaaacccaacaaaactTTTATTAGATTAATGTTTTACTCTCATTAACTGGTCATTTTTTACTGGTAGAATCAAACATGGAGTCTGTGTCTTCCAAGTTGACCCTCCTCTTGTTTTATAGTATGCTGCAACAGTTGAAACTTCCACCAAGGACATTACCATGAGTGTCAAAGATGGCAACTTAGCAGCAaataaaacccacaaaaaaatataagaGTACATTCTATCTTCTCCTGCATTTATGAGGAAAAGTCAATCAACTCCACAAAGATGACAGCCATGGCCTTGGATACGCTTACGTGCTGCTAAAAGATGCCAATTTGCCTCCTTAAGTGGCTCATTTGATTAATTTCGATGTTCACTACTTTTCTGTGGCTGTGCAGCAGTTCACATTTCTCTTACCGAGACAGAGGAGCACCAAAGACACCTCAGAGAGCGCTGCATTTGAAGGAGACAAATTGAGTTCAGTTTTGGACCATCCCAGCCCATTCTGGTTGAGCCTGGAGAGGATGTAGTCTCTACACAGGGCTTTGGACTGAGACACCAGCTCCTTCTCAGTAAACGATCGGTCAAACACATCCAGGACCTCTGCGGCAAACACAGAAGACCGCCGCAAGACCTCCATGTCCTCCTTCAGAGGGACCTGGGTCAGGGAGCGACTGACCTCTTCAGATCAGCTGTGCCTCAGTCTGTCCTCTCTTTATCCTCGGAGGACCAAACTTTAACACTGAAGGCAATATGGCAGCTGTGAggataataaaggaaaaaaatctcatttaGATACAGTCAGTTATTTggtcacaaaaaacacacttaaacacaattaaaccaTTTGAGCTAGAAATGTGTCCACAAaccagagagatagagacactttttttctccttttttttctttctttttttatatctacATTGAATGTGGGTGTATGCTCTCTATCAGAATTTGAATCAGACCAGAACCTTACATAATAAAATGATGGAGGCGTTATTGTTGTGAGTCACATGGTGGGACAGTCAAGATATTGCTACACTTCTTGCATTATGCAAGCATTGATACCACAAATAATATCCTGCCATCAGCAACAGCTCTATcttgatttgaaataaaatgtgcaaatcCCACGAGGCTTCAGTGCAAACTTAAGCAACCTTAACCTTAAGTAACCATTTCAATGTGCTTGTTAACATTTTTGTCAATTAAGACTGCTTACCATCAACATGTTCATGCACAAAGATGTCCTCACTCTGACAGCAGCGACTTGTCCGATAATGGACCACTGAGTCAGAAAACCTCAAATCAGCTCTCTGAAGAGTCTCACAGCCAAAAAAAATAGTCCGACCTTAAGAACAGTAAAGCTCGTCTAAACTAGTCACACAATTAGTAATAACCCACAGGGTGGAGTGGCTCACGTCTCGTTTCACGTTGTGGTCTTGTGGAGCCGCTTCCTTGAAAAGGCTCAGACAGACTGAGCTGTGGGACTCAGTCGGAGGACGCCTACCTGTTGTTCCACCTTCTCATTGGCGCTCACTGGGTGCGTTGGATTTGTGGTCAAAAAAATCCCGGAGACGGGGTTTGACGCCTGCGCCGCAACCACTGAACAAGCCCACCCCTACTACGGCAGACAAGGGGAGACAAATCAACTGCATCCATAttttcattcacaattttctgtTAATTAGCCTGCAACAATCCTCTGAAAGAATAgttttcttgttattttgttaacattttgtttttgtgcattaaaGCCAACAGGCAGTGATGCAATCTGGCGTGTGAGTAATTATAGTCTAATGGGAGGTTACTAGTAGGCTACAGCTCTAACCCTGTAGCTGATCTCCGACTAAGGTTTGTGTAAGTGTGCCTTTCACAAGCCAGAAGTGGCGCACGTTTAATCCGCAGCAGGGCAGATAATTATAGATGTCCTGAAGTTACAGAACTGACACAAAGTTCACTGGGATCCATGGTGTTTCTTGTATCATATAGTTGTGTATGTTATTACAGTATTTTAGATCATATCAAAATACTCCTAAATGACttatcatattatttattttcattctgttttcaGGTGTTGACCTAATTGGTTTATTTTTCAGGcctaattgattatttttttcaggtGTAGGCCTAATTGACTTCactggctgttgtttttttgaaaggTGAAAGTGTCGAAATATTTTATCACAAAACGAAGAAAACAAGGTCAGTCAGAGGACCCTGACATACACAATGTCcctgtttaaataaatcagatgcTTATCAGTTTATTTCACTCTCTGACACGCCTGTTTTTCTTACTTGCTATATCAATATATACcaagcaaaaaataacaaaagtttTTATCCCAGCCTCACTCAGCTGAGAAAATAACGGTTACAAAGCGAAATTTATAGTTACACCTCACTACACTTTTTTAATCTAGTTAAGTGTTTGGCCGCTAGGTGTCGCTGatattcattttatacattcatTGTCAGGAATATCTAAGGGGGCAAAAAAGGCAATGTTAACTTTTCTGGGTTGAAGTGACAATTTATTCAAGATAGTTTCTCACTTGggtcatattttcatatttgattCCATTATTACAGGATCAAATCCTCGTTTTGGTCAAATATTCACTCTATAATACAATACAGTTCAATGTTAATACTTCTTGGCCTGGTTTGTAACATGTAATAGTCTCAGCAACGCTGGCAGCAGATTAGACATTCAACCCAAGGTCAGTGGTTGTCTGCACAAACTATAAAGTTAAATGGCTAATATAAAGTATCAAGTATCTAAGTAAATTAGCTCAAATTCTGAATGCAAAGAAcataatatgaaaaacaaaagactgtcatattacaaaaagaaaaataatcccTTTTTCCCATCTTGGAGAGGCTGGTGTTTCagtaatttacatttattagaCCAGTTTCTGAAATGATTCTGTTTCAAACAAAGTGTgttcaagaaagaaaaaaatcaccccCTTTTAACGATGATGAGACAGTGTTCACATTCATTTGTCAGATAAGAAACCTGAACTTTCAAGTATGAACACTGCTGTCTCTATTGTCCCCAGACCGCAGAGACCACTATTTTTGTCGTCTGTAATAATTGGGGGGCAAAACAAAAGATGGTCACAAGAAGAATACAGAGTGTGTTGTAGCTTGTAGTAATTTGGCAGCCATGAGAAACAGCCACATAATGTCACTTCAACCTCCATACATCAGAATAAAGATGAGTTTTGGtcatattttgttcttttgcaCAGTTTTAGAGAATAAAAAGCAGTAATATTGtttaggtaaataaataaaggctcCAACTCTTTGCCCTCCAGTTATAGACACACTAACTGTTGTTATTATAGATCCTTGGCTGCACATGAATGCAACCAACTTTGAAAGAAATACTTCAGTGAAGCCTTTTCTTTGCAAGTGCAGTTCCCTCACTCCCTTTAGAATTCACTGGGTGAAACTGAGCTGTTAATTATGTTAACAAGCATTGTTTCTCTTGCATTTCAGATTTAGGTGGCTGAAAGCAATTGAGACAGAGAGCAACACCTTGAAGTGGCTACTGGTCAAGTTTTAGccatactttttattttaaaaagtttaaattgtATGACACAAATGCACCCGACTGATGTTGCCTCCCCACCCAAATTTCCTTTGTGAATTTACTTTTAGTTTGAATTTTGTGCAATACAAGTTAAATGGTTTaattttcatgattttcatGCCTGCACTTCACTGAAGAACCACCATGTGCTAAACTGTCAAATGCCATGTAAACAGATGATgattcttccctctctcttgctCCTACATGGATGGGTTTCTTTCATCTAATCTAACATTCAGGTGCTGGAGGTCTAAACTTTCAAGTGCTCTCTAAGTCTCACGCCTTTCCTCATCCGTGCTCAGGGAACAGGTAATACAGGACTTCAACCTGGCCTCTTGTGTCACAAAAGCGGAAGGGATGGGCAACAGAAAATGTGACATCAGGTTTGTGAACGTATGATATTTGACTTCACCTTTAGCACAAATTGTTTGTATGACTTTGGCGTTTTCTGAATGTATGACCACAGCTGAGTTTACTTTTAGTGAAATACTCAATCTTATGAGATTGGCAAAACGGTTAAACAGTTTTTTTACTCtgataaaaacaatgaaatttagaaaatgtcaaaatatatatatgacaaaaaacgaaaagaaaaacaattttttttttctctccatcttggAGAAAAACTGATTCTGTTAAAGAGAAAGTGTGTTCCCTTTTGACCATCATTTGTTAGATGACCAACATGATTTTTCAAATTCTAACACTGTTAGTTGTCAGCTCCAGATTATTCTGGGCATCAGTGATCTTATACTTAGACTATTAGAAAACTGTGATAACCCCACGTGGAATCTAGTTTCGTCTCTTTATCGAACAACCCAAAAGTGCGATGGACCAGTTTCCAGCAATGTCGATGTCAGTGTCACTGAAAAGCGAATTTATAAATCTTGATGTCACTTGTGTTAGGCAATCTTACTATTTCGTAACAATCATACTGAGAAATACATGTTCACATTCTAGTTTAATGagtccattcattcatttcagcatCTCAAGCAGCCATGCTCAATCTCTCACATCCAGAGGTATCTGACCTGTCTAATTTCTCACAATCATCTGTAATTGAGGACAACTGACATCTCAAAGATGCTGTGTATTCTCCGGTTATTAAATTTTGCTATTGGGCGAAGCCTAGACAATATGAATAGTCACAAGACCAAGAAGAATATAGgtagtgtgttgtgtgtagtAATTTGGCAGCTATGAGAAACAGCTGACCATGAAGTTAGCCTGACCGCACATTCACATCCACTTAATGCCACTTCAACCTCCATCAGTCAGAATAATGACAAGTTTTGGtcatattttgttcttttgcacacagttttaatgaataaaaagcagGAACGCATCAAAGAACTGTTACGTTAAATATATCAAGGTTATAGTACTTGGCCCACTAAAAATTAGATGCACTTCTTGCTGTAACAGATCCTTGGCTGCACATAAATGCAACCAGCTTTGGTAGACATGTTGCAGTGTAGCCTCCTCAGCAGAAACACTTGCTTAGCAAGCAGCTGCAGTCTCCTCACTCTCTTTAGAGATAAAGGACTGAAACTAAGCTGTTAAATATGTTAACAAACTTGGTTTCTCTTCCATTTCGGATTTAGATGACCTAAGGCAAGTGACGCCAAGAGCCACACCTTAAAGTGGTCATAAGGCCACtgtgcaagttttgggaatacttttcatttaaaaaagcagtCATTTCTTGAAACCTTTAAAAAAGCACATGATGCCCCTACATCAGTGAAAGCTAAATGTTGTCCCTTTAATCCCTTTAgctcccccaccccccaactTTTCATTTCTAGGATTGTATTTAGGGGCCACCATGTGTCAAACCCAATTTAtagatgtgatgatgatgatgatgatgatgatgatgatgatgatgatgatgatgatgatgatgatgatgatgatgatgatgatgattaccctctctctttctacttCTCTTTCTCAAATTCAAATTGTCTTTATTGGCGTGAatgtcacaacaacaacattgccAAAGCGTTAAGAGTCAATGAAACAAATGAGCATTAACATAACATTAAGATTGACATAtattcataatttttttaaattacacattttatttatagagcgcttttaacaatactcaaagacgctttacaaaatcaaacacaattgaaaacagtaaaaccatacagaataaatgaaaacaaaaatacaataaaagcaatgcacagaaaaagaaacaaaacagagtgtgtgtgtttgtctgtctagGTCAATAATTGTCCCTCAGGTTGTGGCATGTTGGTACCTATTGGGCAGCCAAATATGTCTTGTTCTCCTaggagtatttttaaatttgggGGGATTATCTGCAATCTGCAATTTCAGAGTTGAACTTGGTAAAATAAATGTCCCTCATTTTGTGtattgctttctctctcttgttgttCCCCTCTCTCTCATGCATGGATTCTTTTCATACCAGTCAACTTTTCAGCCCAACATACAGGTGGTGGAAGACTAAACTGTCAACTGCTCTCCAAGCCTCACACCCTTCATCGCTGATGCTCGAGGAACAGGTAAAACCAGAGGCACAGGAGAGCTCGTCATAGCAGCAAGGATTGGCCCAGAGCCTCTTGTGCCACAAAGGTGTAAGGGATGGGTGTCACAAAATGTGACATACGGTTTGCGAATGTATAATATATCACATTTCACCTTTGGcacagattgtgtgtgtatgtgtgtgaggaaCATGGTTGAAATAACTGGAATGGTACAATTTTTTAGAGCATGTTTTGACACTCGAAAgacatttgatatattttctgtctcattttgtTTCAGTCTTTCACATGaggttagtttgtttttgtttttttcttgcactgTTTAATGGGCAGTCTTTGAATAACAATGGGGCCATTGACTCCTGGGTCTTGGTTTCTTTAACTGGGGCCTGCAGCTCTCTGACCCCATCCCCTTCATCACCATTGATGAAACAGTCCAATCACAAACAGCCTAAATGGGGATATGAAGGTGGAGCTTAGCATGAAACAGGGTGTGGTCTGAAACTAGCAAGGTCTGTAGTAATGCCTTGGGGTTTAAATTGAATGATCTCAGTGCCATAGTTGTCATAGCTGgcctcttgctttctctctccctctctcttctctctctttcagctcttgttgttgttgttgtgtgtgaaCATATCTCCACATTACACACTGTTCTCAGCTTCAACCTATAAAGAAACGCTTTGCATTTTTTCTGGTTTGCACCTGATTGGTGTGACTGATTTGTTTGATCCTCTGGATTGAGTGCTGCCTGCTGTGGCTGTGCAGCTGCTTTCCTCACAAACAGTGAGGGCTGAGGACTTGTGCTGAGCCGGTGAGTCACTTTCTACTTACACAACAGCAGATTTTTAACCGTTGTTGTCATACTGGCTAAACTGTTAAAAAGAGTGTACTATTTTGTGACTGAAAGGGCATGCCTCTCTTGGATTGTGGTTAGACGAGTGTCTTTTTGTTTCAAACACTCCTTCAGTTTAAGGGTAAAGTCATCATATAGGGGAGGGAACCATTAATTCTGAtgctttaaacattttcttttggtTGTTTGGTAGTTTTATATCCTGAGAAACTGATCATCTCATATCTTGGTAGCCCATGTGGTTGGTTAGCCATATGGGCCAGTTTCTCTGCCTCACCTGTTTGACTTGATCTGTTAGTCAGCAAGAgagtatttcattgtttttaaactCACAGCAAATTCCAGATGTTTTACAATTCCTCTATCATTCACATAAATCGTCATTTTTAATACtgaacagtgttttgtttttgactaAATACAGCAAGGCCTTTTCTTTTGAATGAAGCTAGTTTGTGCCAGTTTTTCCATGATTTTGATCTACCATTAGGTCGTGAAAGGAGGGCCTAATATAGATTTCctcaacatgttttttatttttataaaggtTGTAGCAAAGGGCACTCAGAGCTGTTTGATGAGCTGGTGCAGCTGTCTCCTGTTTGTTCAGTCTGTAAGGAAGCAGGTGGGCAGGTCGCTTTGTTGCTCACCTGCCCAGCGAGCCTCACTCATGCCAGCTCCTGATACTGTCTttacattgtcttttttttttttgtcaggggTTTTgttcaagaagaagaagcaagcAGTCACCATGCTGCGAGGAGTCGTGCCCAACCCTTTAGAAATCTACAATAATCTACTATCGAAAATCGGTAAGCTTCATTTGTCTCTTTtacaaatttacatttaacatttgatgTATTTATCTCCATGTAAACAGTGATGTACAACATATAAACtgatatgttaaaaaaaatagaacaatGACACCATTAATCTACTTAAAACTGTGGATAAACTGAAGTGTATGTTACagtgatgaatgtgtgttttgcagaTGACAGAATCGTAGGCTACCCACTGATGCAGGATCCACTACAGATGACCGCCATCCTGTTGGGCTATGTCTTCTTCGCAGTGTACGCTGGTCCACGCATGATGGCAAACCGCAAGCCCTTCCATCTAAACTCAGCCATGATCGCCTACAACCTTAGCATGGTTTTATTGAATGGTTACATAGTGTATGAGGTGAGAAAAGTGATGACTCAACAAAACCCTTGAGGAGATTTAGTACTCGTGCTTCTCTAATCCTTCACAAACCAAAGCGCTTGTAAAGTTGATAATAACCGTCGCTGCTGTCTTTTGGTGCCTAGTTCCTGATGTCTGGATGGGCTACTACCTTTACATGGAGATGTGACCTTATTGATACCTCGAGGAGCCCGCAGGCACTTAGGGTAAGGTGGCAAAAATTTGTCAAGAGCCATCATTTAGCCATCCTGACAAGGCCTGAAGAAAAACTACTCATACATATACTTTTTTATCAGAAAAAATGAAGATTAGTGTCCTCATCTCCTCAAAACAAATCCACTGGTACATCACAGTTAAATATCTGACATCTTCTTCCTTTTCGTTCTCCAGATGGTTCGAGTGGcttggttgttttatttttcaaaatacgTCGAACTACTTGACACAGTAAGTACTTTTTGATctcttcaaacttttttttgatTCCCTTTTCCAGCGACTTTCattgtttgacttttttgtaACCTAACCTTTGCTTTATGTTGGCTTCTTTTTAGGTATTCTTTGTGttgagaaagaaacaaaaccagATCACATTTCTCCATGTCTTCCATCACTCCTTCATGCCCTGGTCGTGGTGGTGGGGTGTCGTCCAGACTCCTGGTGAGGTTTACTTAGCATAATATCCATGTAAAGCACATCATACATTATATgcatactttatttat
This genomic interval from Scomber scombrus chromosome 11, fScoSco1.1, whole genome shotgun sequence contains the following:
- the elovl1a gene encoding elongation of very long chain fatty acids protein 1a, which gives rise to MLRGVVPNPLEIYNNLLSKIDDRIVGYPLMQDPLQMTAILLGYVFFAVYAGPRMMANRKPFHLNSAMIAYNLSMVLLNGYIVYEFLMSGWATTFTWRCDLIDTSRSPQALRMVRVAWLFYFSKYVELLDTVFFVLRKKQNQITFLHVFHHSFMPWSWWWGVVQTPGGGMGSFHALVNSTVHVIMYSYYGLSAAGPRFQKYLWWKKYMTAIQLAQFVLVSIHISQYYFMEKCDYQAPLWIHLIWMYGVLFFILFSHFWVQAYIKGNRLPQTKDKPKQNGSTSEHTVQANGKHLENGNAPHQTNGKVIMRKVKDI
- the bokb gene encoding bcl-2-related ovarian killer protein homolog B; this translates as MEVLRRSSVFAAEVLDVFDRSFTEKELVSQSKALCRDYILSRLNQNGLGWSKTELNLSPSNAALSEVSLVLLCLGDELECIQPSLYRNVARQLNISVAMENMVSDAFIGVATEIFSTGITWGKVVSMYAVAGALAVDCVRQGHPTTVHILVDSLGQFVRKYLVHWLKRRGGWAEITKCVVKKDLTPENHLLSSAIESLKYFLTTMYVYIMKEP